The following are from one region of the Elusimicrobiota bacterium genome:
- the nuoH gene encoding NADH-quinone oxidoreductase subunit NuoH codes for MASGPWSVTGPWTTSQSPESLRRRYKNSLIVLAAILLPLLAATILIGEPDKYFHAAHGFLTKYIESRGGPAWIGQAILITVPCLVALTLIQVLPIFLVWWEMKIAAHIQVRMGPMRVGRFHGVLQTIADGIKLLLKEDLVPAGADKIMHFIAPLVVVAPALVCFAPIPLGHAGLAPVGLDVGLLFVLGVSGLSVIGLLMAGWGSNNKYSMLGGLRAAAQVVSYEIPRVIALLPVVMWAGSLSLGEIMNKQGGLWMGFLPKWFIFYPVVGQISFIIYLIASIAETNRTPFDIAEAESELTSGFHTEYSGMKWAMFFMAEYAYMFLACALGAVVFLGGGGAIHPALSFIPSYVWFFGKAFFLAFLFILFRWTYPRLRVDRLMEFCWKFLLPWALVNVALAGFLFLMRSRP; via the coding sequence ATGGCTTCCGGCCCCTGGTCCGTCACGGGTCCCTGGACAACGTCCCAATCTCCGGAGTCCCTACGCCGTCGTTATAAGAATTCGTTGATTGTTTTGGCGGCTATCCTGCTCCCGCTTTTGGCGGCCACCATTTTGATCGGTGAGCCCGACAAGTATTTTCACGCGGCCCATGGGTTCCTGACGAAATATATTGAGTCAAGGGGGGGCCCGGCCTGGATCGGGCAAGCCATTCTCATCACGGTCCCTTGTCTGGTGGCTCTCACGTTGATCCAAGTGTTGCCTATTTTCTTGGTCTGGTGGGAAATGAAGATCGCGGCCCATATCCAAGTGAGAATGGGTCCCATGCGTGTGGGGCGGTTCCACGGTGTGCTGCAGACCATTGCGGACGGGATCAAACTTTTACTCAAAGAGGATCTGGTCCCGGCAGGGGCTGACAAAATCATGCATTTTATTGCGCCGTTGGTTGTGGTGGCGCCGGCGTTGGTGTGTTTCGCCCCGATCCCTCTTGGCCATGCGGGTTTGGCCCCGGTGGGTCTGGATGTGGGGCTCCTTTTCGTTCTCGGTGTTTCCGGCCTGTCGGTGATTGGTCTCCTCATGGCGGGTTGGGGATCGAACAATAAATATTCCATGTTGGGAGGCCTTCGGGCCGCCGCCCAGGTGGTGTCCTACGAAATTCCGCGGGTGATTGCTCTCCTTCCCGTGGTCATGTGGGCCGGGTCCCTTTCTCTGGGAGAAATTATGAACAAACAGGGGGGGCTCTGGATGGGGTTCCTTCCTAAATGGTTTATTTTTTATCCAGTGGTGGGGCAAATCTCCTTTATTATTTATTTGATCGCTTCCATTGCCGAAACCAACCGGACCCCCTTTGATATCGCGGAAGCTGAATCCGAATTGACGTCCGGTTTCCACACGGAGTACTCCGGCATGAAATGGGCCATGTTCTTCATGGCGGAATACGCCTATATGTTTTTGGCGTGCGCTTTGGGCGCGGTGGTTTTCTTGGGGGGGGGCGGGGCGATCCATCCGGCCCTCTCTTTTATCCCTTCTTATGTGTGGTTCTTTGGGAAAGCTTTTTTCTTGGCGTTCTTGTTCATCCTTTTCCGGTGGACCTACCCCCGTTTGCGTGTGGACCGCCTCATGGAATTTTGCTGGAAATTTCTTCTCCCCTGGGCCCTGGTCAATGTGGCCTTGGCAGGCTTTCTCTTCCTGATGAGGAGCCGACCATGA
- a CDS encoding NADH-quinone oxidoreductase subunit N produces the protein MMASLSLLRAELFLTVIAVGLLLLDNGRQARKGLSIGGAVVALLGAALLTLGVPDGTAFHMLIVDGTARLLKVLLAAAVLMVLALSSGFSGFSDTEDRPFGWGTFTGLLLLSTVGLFSLVSASDFLVILIAIELISVTSFVLTGFRREDRRSNEAALKYFLVGAFSTGIMVFGLSLLYGLTGETSLSALQGSGGVPLPALPLAGALCFVLAGFGFKLALAPFHMWAPDVYEGAPTPITAFLSVAPKAAAFGMLIRFFQNHSTLHVSMILAVAAALTMTVGNLAALRQNNVKRLLAYSSIAQMGYLMMGIVAGGVSGGRAVLVYLVAYVLVNLGAFASVIAVGEDSKTESIDGFSGLASRSLPLAITTTLFLLSLTGIPPLVGFIGKFSLFSATLQAPGLVWLAVVGAINTAISLAYYFSIVRVMFFAPAVRSGPVGLSGPVLACLTFSGSLTLVAGLFPNLLLALARSVWP, from the coding sequence ATGATGGCTTCTCTCTCTCTCTTGCGCGCGGAACTTTTTCTAACGGTGATTGCCGTTGGCCTCTTATTGCTTGACAACGGTCGCCAGGCCCGGAAAGGACTGTCCATCGGTGGAGCTGTGGTGGCTTTACTGGGCGCGGCTCTTTTGACACTGGGGGTTCCGGACGGCACGGCGTTTCATATGCTCATTGTGGATGGGACAGCTCGACTGCTCAAAGTCCTGTTAGCGGCCGCGGTGTTGATGGTGTTGGCTCTCAGTTCGGGATTTAGTGGGTTTTCCGACACGGAAGACCGTCCGTTTGGGTGGGGAACTTTTACGGGGCTTCTGCTCCTCTCCACAGTGGGATTATTCTCCTTGGTGTCCGCGTCTGATTTCCTGGTCATCCTGATTGCCATTGAATTGATCAGTGTCACGTCCTTTGTTTTAACGGGGTTTCGGCGGGAAGATCGTCGTTCCAATGAGGCGGCGCTAAAATATTTCTTGGTGGGCGCGTTCTCTACGGGCATTATGGTTTTTGGGTTGTCTCTTCTCTACGGGCTGACGGGAGAAACATCGCTCAGTGCCCTCCAGGGATCCGGAGGGGTGCCGCTTCCCGCCCTCCCTCTGGCCGGGGCCCTTTGCTTTGTGTTAGCGGGGTTTGGGTTTAAGTTGGCCTTGGCTCCCTTTCACATGTGGGCGCCCGACGTCTATGAGGGGGCCCCGACGCCCATCACGGCGTTTCTCTCCGTGGCGCCCAAGGCCGCCGCGTTCGGGATGCTGATCCGATTTTTTCAAAACCATTCCACGCTTCATGTTTCGATGATTTTGGCCGTAGCGGCGGCGCTCACCATGACGGTGGGAAATTTGGCGGCTCTGCGTCAGAACAATGTGAAACGTCTTTTGGCCTATTCTTCCATCGCTCAGATGGGCTATCTGATGATGGGAATTGTGGCGGGGGGTGTCTCGGGAGGGCGAGCGGTTTTGGTGTATCTGGTGGCTTATGTCCTCGTGAACCTGGGGGCTTTTGCCAGCGTGATCGCCGTGGGGGAAGACAGCAAGACCGAATCGATCGACGGTTTTTCAGGATTGGCCTCTCGGTCTCTCCCTCTCGCCATTACAACCACCCTCTTTCTGCTTTCGCTGACGGGCATCCCTCCTCTGGTGGGGTTCATCGGGAAGTTTAGTCTCTTTTCGGCCACGTTGCAGGCCCCGGGGCTGGTGTGGTTGGCCGTGGTGGGCGCGATCAATACAGCGATTTCGTTGGCCTATTATTTTTCAATTGTTCGGGTGATGTTTTTTGCCCCGGCGGTGCGATCGGGGCCGGTGGGGCTCTCGGGTCCCGTTCTGGCGTGTTTGACTTTCTCGGGATCCCTGACGTTGGTGGCGGGTCTTTTCCCTAACCTTCTCTTGGCCCTGGCTCGGTCCGTATGGCCCTAG
- a CDS encoding NADH-quinone oxidoreductase subunit J has translation MIESAVFLLLGTMVLVPAILAVSLKNVFHCALWLVVSLTGVAGFFALLGSDFLFVAQILVYAGGITVLLLFVVLLSGSPSDWVVKQVNTQWVWSLLLAGIFVSLLAVLFRQLPEPDPLGTTVPVTRALGLVLLRDMVFPFEAVSLVLLAALVGAIHFGKKGRASW, from the coding sequence GTGATTGAATCGGCGGTGTTTCTTTTGTTAGGGACGATGGTTCTGGTCCCGGCGATTTTGGCCGTGAGCTTGAAAAATGTTTTCCATTGCGCGCTGTGGTTGGTGGTCTCCTTAACCGGGGTGGCTGGATTCTTCGCCCTGTTGGGGTCGGATTTCCTTTTTGTGGCGCAGATCTTGGTTTACGCGGGGGGGATCACAGTGTTGTTGCTTTTTGTGGTTCTGCTTTCGGGGAGTCCCTCCGATTGGGTGGTGAAACAGGTCAACACCCAATGGGTGTGGAGTCTCCTTTTGGCGGGCATTTTTGTTTCTCTTTTGGCGGTCCTTTTCCGTCAGTTGCCGGAACCCGATCCCTTGGGGACCACAGTGCCCGTGACCCGGGCCTTGGGCCTTGTTCTGCTTCGGGATATGGTCTTTCCCTTTGAGGCTGTTTCTCTCGTTCTTTTGGCCGCGTTAGTGGGGGCCATTCATTTTGGTAAAAAGGGCAGGGCCTCATGGTGA
- a CDS encoding NADH-quinone oxidoreductase subunit D, translating to MERISDHEMLLNMGPQHPSTHGVLRVVLKLDGEVVTGAVPDLGYLHRGVEKLAENRTFGQFIILTDRDDYLCAMLNNWSYCLSIEKLLKVEIPQRADYLRVIAGELNRIASHLLFIGTFGIDIGAFTPFLYAFGREREMILDLFEQLCGARITYNYVRIGGVSNDLPDGWVEKAKMFVAHMKNCLKEYDNLLSYNPIFMDRTKGIGVLSKAKAISYGVSGPNLRASGVPLDLRKDAPYGIYSKFQFSPAVRQNGDCWDRYMVRRDEIEQSCGILEQALDGIPAGDIMGKVPKVNLRPPVGEAYAQLEGARGVLGVYVVTDGGLSPYRLHLRAPSYINLAMLQDILVGWKVADVVAILGSIDIVLGEVDR from the coding sequence ATGGAGCGAATTTCTGACCATGAGATGCTCTTGAATATGGGGCCCCAACATCCTTCCACTCACGGGGTTTTGCGTGTGGTGCTTAAGCTGGATGGGGAAGTGGTCACCGGCGCGGTTCCGGATCTGGGCTATCTCCATCGCGGAGTGGAAAAACTAGCAGAGAACAGGACCTTTGGCCAGTTTATTATTTTGACAGACCGTGACGACTATCTTTGTGCCATGTTGAACAATTGGTCCTACTGTTTGTCCATTGAAAAACTTTTAAAAGTGGAGATTCCCCAGCGGGCGGACTATCTCCGTGTGATTGCGGGGGAACTCAACCGGATCGCCTCCCACCTCCTTTTCATTGGAACGTTTGGAATCGACATCGGCGCTTTTACCCCTTTTCTTTACGCCTTTGGTCGGGAACGGGAAATGATTTTGGATCTCTTTGAACAACTCTGCGGCGCTCGCATTACCTACAACTATGTCCGGATCGGGGGGGTTTCCAACGATCTCCCGGACGGGTGGGTGGAGAAGGCAAAGATGTTTGTGGCCCACATGAAAAATTGTTTGAAAGAATACGATAACCTGTTAAGTTACAACCCCATTTTTATGGACCGAACCAAGGGGATTGGTGTCTTGTCAAAAGCAAAAGCCATTTCCTACGGGGTGTCGGGGCCGAACCTGCGGGCCAGCGGTGTTCCTTTGGACCTTCGGAAGGACGCGCCCTACGGGATTTATTCAAAATTCCAGTTCAGCCCGGCGGTTCGGCAAAACGGGGATTGCTGGGATCGTTACATGGTTCGGCGCGATGAAATCGAACAATCCTGTGGCATTTTGGAACAGGCGTTGGATGGAATTCCCGCTGGCGACATTATGGGCAAGGTGCCCAAGGTGAATCTCCGGCCTCCCGTGGGCGAAGCTTACGCCCAGTTGGAAGGAGCCCGAGGGGTGTTGGGTGTGTACGTCGTTACTGATGGGGGGCTCAGCCCTTATCGTTTGCACCTCCGAGCCCCCTCCTATATCAATTTGGCGATGTTGCAGGACATTCTCGTGGGGTGGAAAGTGGCCGACGTGGTGGCTATTTTGGGATCCATCGACATTGTACTGGGTGAGGTGGACCGATGA
- the nuoK gene encoding NADH-quinone oxidoreductase subunit NuoK gives MSLTGYLLIGAALFSIGLFGALARRNILGILIGIELMFNAANINFVAFNRYLHPGEPWGQGFAVFIIALAAAEAVVGLALVLAMYRNSKTVLAENLDLLKG, from the coding sequence GTGAGTCTGACCGGGTATCTTCTCATTGGGGCAGCCTTGTTTTCCATAGGCCTCTTTGGCGCCTTGGCGCGGCGAAATATTTTGGGGATTTTGATCGGTATTGAGCTGATGTTTAACGCCGCGAATATCAATTTTGTCGCCTTTAACCGTTATTTGCATCCTGGGGAACCCTGGGGACAAGGTTTTGCTGTTTTCATTATTGCTCTCGCCGCGGCAGAAGCGGTGGTGGGGTTGGCCCTGGTGTTGGCCATGTATCGGAACTCGAAAACGGTCCTGGCTGAAAATCTGGACCTTCTGAAAGGGTGA
- a CDS encoding NADH-quinone oxidoreductase subunit M has translation MLSLITFLPFIGGLIILALPKERKELIRGVAVVSSGLALLVSILAWVKFDAATGGWDSMQLVERFSWIPTFGIQYAVGIDGLSLPMILLTTVLSVVAMIASFGIETRIKEYFFWFLLLETGMLGVFVSLDMFLFYVFWEITLVPMYFLIGIWGGPKREYAAVKFFLYTLAGSVLMLLGILALYFASAPHTFDIVELTRQSSTFVGTRFIWVFLALFVGFAVKVPVFPFHTWLPLAHVEAPTAVSVILAGVLLKMGTYGLLRVSFSILPEATKWFSPYLLGLAVINIVYGAFCAMSQKDMKRMVAYSSVNHMGYCLLGMAAITGTNPAAGLSGAVMQMVTHGIITGSLFLLVGVLYDQAHTRNIDDFGGLGARLPVFAGILTVQAMASLGLPGLAGFVAEFLCYLGAFGLREQLFWVCVSVIGIVVTAAFFLKLIKDVFLGTFNPRWEGVLSEMKTRELITVVPLVALTILIGVYPTFLIQKMGPTLEQLILHVVGK, from the coding sequence ATGCTGAGTTTAATAACTTTTCTTCCATTTATCGGGGGTCTGATCATCTTAGCCCTTCCCAAAGAACGCAAGGAGTTGATCCGCGGGGTGGCCGTGGTGTCGTCCGGTCTCGCTTTGCTGGTGTCCATCCTGGCGTGGGTGAAATTTGATGCCGCCACAGGCGGTTGGGACAGCATGCAATTGGTGGAACGGTTTTCGTGGATTCCCACGTTTGGGATTCAATACGCCGTCGGGATTGACGGTCTTTCTCTGCCGATGATTCTTTTGACCACCGTTTTGTCGGTGGTGGCGATGATCGCCTCGTTTGGCATTGAGACCCGCATTAAGGAATATTTCTTTTGGTTCTTACTCTTGGAAACGGGCATGCTGGGGGTGTTTGTCTCCCTTGATATGTTCCTGTTTTATGTTTTCTGGGAAATCACGTTGGTCCCCATGTATTTCTTGATCGGTATTTGGGGTGGACCGAAGCGCGAATACGCGGCGGTGAAATTCTTTCTCTACACTTTGGCTGGAAGCGTGCTCATGTTGTTGGGGATTTTGGCACTCTATTTCGCGAGCGCCCCCCACACCTTTGACATTGTGGAGTTGACCCGCCAGTCCAGCACCTTCGTGGGGACCCGTTTTATTTGGGTGTTCTTGGCTCTTTTTGTGGGGTTTGCCGTTAAGGTGCCTGTGTTTCCGTTCCACACCTGGTTGCCTTTGGCGCACGTGGAGGCCCCCACCGCTGTTTCGGTCATCTTGGCCGGTGTTCTTTTAAAGATGGGGACGTATGGTCTTCTTCGGGTGTCCTTTAGCATCCTTCCGGAAGCCACCAAATGGTTTTCGCCTTACCTCCTGGGGTTGGCGGTCATCAACATTGTTTACGGGGCGTTTTGCGCCATGAGCCAAAAAGACATGAAACGCATGGTGGCTTATTCTTCCGTGAACCACATGGGCTACTGTCTCCTAGGGATGGCCGCCATCACGGGAACCAATCCGGCCGCCGGTCTTTCGGGGGCGGTGATGCAAATGGTGACCCACGGGATCATTACGGGAAGTCTCTTCCTTCTGGTGGGTGTTCTTTACGATCAAGCCCACACCCGTAACATTGATGATTTCGGTGGTCTGGGCGCGCGGTTGCCTGTTTTTGCCGGTATTTTAACCGTCCAGGCCATGGCTTCTTTGGGGTTACCGGGATTGGCGGGATTTGTGGCCGAATTCCTGTGTTACCTGGGCGCCTTTGGGCTTCGGGAGCAGCTGTTTTGGGTCTGTGTGTCCGTTATCGGGATCGTCGTGACGGCGGCTTTTTTCCTCAAACTGATCAAAGACGTTTTCTTGGGTACCTTTAACCCGCGCTGGGAAGGGGTCCTCTCTGAAATGAAAACGCGGGAGTTGATCACGGTTGTTCCTCTCGTGGCGCTCACCATTTTAATTGGTGTCTATCCCACGTTTCTGATCCAAAAGATGGGCCCGACGCTTGAACAATTGATCCTGCATGTGGTGGGAAAATAA
- the ndhC gene encoding NADH-quinone oxidoreductase subunit A: MAFDYFHILIFALIAAVFFPMLLAVASLVRERGVKKDLSPYECGMDPVGSAWVSPNIRFYVFALIFVIFDVEALFVFPWAVQFHALGVEVFVAVMVFVGLLFFGLIYAWRQGALKWE; this comes from the coding sequence ATGGCCTTCGATTACTTCCACATTTTAATTTTCGCACTAATAGCGGCGGTCTTTTTCCCGATGTTGTTGGCCGTGGCGTCGTTGGTTCGAGAACGGGGTGTTAAAAAAGACCTTTCTCCTTACGAGTGCGGAATGGACCCGGTGGGGTCGGCCTGGGTGTCTCCCAACATCCGGTTCTATGTTTTTGCATTGATTTTCGTTATCTTTGATGTGGAGGCCCTCTTTGTGTTCCCCTGGGCGGTGCAATTTCATGCGTTGGGGGTTGAAGTCTTTGTTGCGGTCATGGTGTTTGTTGGGCTGCTTTTCTTCGGTCTGATTTATGCCTGGCGCCAGGGGGCCCTGAAGTGGGAATAA
- the nuoL gene encoding NADH-quinone oxidoreductase subunit L, translating to MLNLAYLIPLLPLAASLLILFLGKRLPFGGAWLGILAAGWGVVHSFGILGSIYVNPELLNQVGVSGRFFEMAWDWFLIGNTRLEFGVMIDGMAAMMLVVVTVVSFLVQIYSLDYQHGKPRFSRYYAYLSFFTSAMLILVVSNNLLQFFMGWELMGLSSYLLIGFEFERPAAAYASRKAFITTRVGDVGFYLGLLLLFVTVGTLNFGMIGNEYLTKVTPALATVIALLMFAGAAGKSAQLPLHVWLPDAMEGPTPVSALIHAATMVAAGVFLLARFHFLFALSPLAQTVVAWTGGLTALGAALSALTATDIKKVLAYSTISQLGFMVLSMGVGDPQAGMFHLTTHAFFKALLFLGAGSVIHAVHTNEMPLMGGLAKKMPITAITMFCAWLAIIGFPYVGSGFYSKEAILGATLVNHQPALFVVAVFAAFLTTFYMTRLMILTFWGTPRDGDRFGHAHESGPAMSIPLVVLAVFSIGAGFLLHYVFPFHTWVDFLVPGSGGDGHGVHAIVLGSSLAALALGLGLAVGMYVWKSPDPAWVAGRFPVLYRLVTERYFDRFYLGLTEWICFKPARFLTSFDYAFLDQFVVDGFGRLGNFFSRVQRWVDDHVIDGVFVNGFGWLALRFGAGLRSLQTGAVQNYLLTVALGVGVLVLWATGVFG from the coding sequence ATGTTAAACCTAGCGTATTTGATTCCTCTCCTTCCTCTCGCGGCCTCCCTTTTGATCCTGTTTCTGGGGAAACGATTGCCTTTCGGGGGGGCTTGGTTGGGTATTTTGGCCGCGGGGTGGGGCGTTGTTCACTCCTTTGGTATTCTGGGGTCCATCTACGTGAACCCGGAGTTGTTAAACCAGGTGGGCGTCTCAGGCCGGTTTTTCGAAATGGCTTGGGATTGGTTTCTCATTGGAAACACTCGGTTGGAATTCGGGGTGATGATCGACGGGATGGCGGCCATGATGTTGGTGGTGGTCACGGTGGTTTCGTTCCTCGTTCAAATTTATTCTTTGGACTATCAACACGGCAAACCTCGATTCTCTCGTTATTACGCCTACTTGTCCTTTTTTACGTCAGCGATGCTCATCCTGGTGGTGTCGAATAACCTTCTTCAATTCTTTATGGGCTGGGAACTCATGGGGCTTTCTTCTTATCTATTGATTGGATTTGAATTTGAGCGGCCTGCCGCGGCCTACGCTAGCCGGAAAGCGTTCATCACGACACGGGTGGGGGATGTGGGGTTTTACCTGGGCCTTCTCCTCCTCTTTGTGACTGTGGGAACCCTGAACTTCGGCATGATTGGAAATGAGTACCTCACGAAGGTGACCCCCGCGCTGGCTACGGTGATCGCTCTTTTGATGTTCGCGGGCGCGGCGGGAAAGTCGGCTCAACTTCCGCTTCACGTTTGGTTGCCTGACGCCATGGAAGGCCCTACCCCGGTTTCGGCTTTGATTCACGCCGCCACCATGGTGGCGGCAGGCGTTTTTCTCTTGGCCCGGTTCCATTTCCTTTTTGCCCTCTCGCCTTTGGCCCAGACCGTTGTGGCCTGGACCGGCGGGCTTACCGCCCTGGGCGCCGCCCTGAGCGCGTTGACCGCCACGGACATTAAAAAAGTGTTGGCCTATTCGACCATCAGCCAACTGGGGTTTATGGTGTTGTCCATGGGTGTGGGCGATCCTCAGGCGGGGATGTTCCATTTGACGACCCACGCGTTTTTTAAAGCGCTTCTCTTTTTGGGAGCCGGCAGCGTGATTCACGCGGTTCACACCAACGAAATGCCCCTGATGGGCGGGCTGGCCAAAAAAATGCCGATTACCGCCATTACCATGTTCTGCGCCTGGCTGGCGATTATTGGGTTTCCCTACGTGGGATCGGGATTTTACAGTAAAGAGGCCATCTTGGGTGCCACCCTGGTGAACCATCAACCGGCCCTTTTTGTGGTGGCGGTCTTTGCGGCGTTTCTCACAACGTTCTACATGACGCGCTTAATGATTTTGACGTTTTGGGGAACGCCTCGCGATGGGGATCGGTTTGGCCACGCCCACGAAAGCGGTCCCGCCATGTCAATTCCCTTGGTGGTCTTAGCGGTCTTTTCCATTGGGGCGGGGTTCCTCCTGCATTACGTGTTTCCTTTTCACACATGGGTTGATTTTCTGGTCCCTGGTTCTGGCGGGGACGGTCATGGCGTACACGCCATCGTCCTGGGCTCCTCCTTGGCGGCACTGGCGCTCGGGCTGGGTTTGGCGGTGGGAATGTATGTGTGGAAGTCCCCGGACCCCGCGTGGGTGGCCGGCCGGTTCCCCGTTTTATACCGTCTGGTAACGGAACGTTATTTTGACCGGTTTTATCTCGGTTTGACCGAATGGATTTGTTTTAAACCCGCTCGGTTTTTGACTTCCTTCGACTACGCGTTTTTGGATCAATTTGTTGTGGATGGTTTCGGTCGTCTGGGAAACTTTTTTTCCCGTGTGCAACGCTGGGTGGATGACCACGTGATCGACGGCGTTTTTGTCAACGGATTTGGTTGGTTGGCCCTCCGGTTTGGGGCGGGCCTTCGGTCCCTGCAAACGGGGGCGGTGCAGAACTATCTTTTAACTGTGGCCTTGGGTGTTGGGGTGTTGGTGCTCTGGGCCACGGGTGTGTTTGGATAA
- a CDS encoding NADH-quinone oxidoreductase subunit B: MTTVDFFIDWARKSSIWPLTFGLACCAIEMMAAYATRFDVNRFGVIPRPSPRQADLMIIAGTVTKKMAPAIEKLYNQMPEPRFVISMGACANCGGPYYDSYSVVKGVDRVIPVDVYIPGCPPRPEALLNAILALQQKIDNMYHAGLKVKVG, encoded by the coding sequence ATGACGACCGTGGACTTTTTCATTGATTGGGCGCGTAAATCCAGCATATGGCCCCTGACCTTTGGGTTGGCCTGTTGCGCCATTGAAATGATGGCGGCCTATGCCACCCGTTTTGACGTGAACCGGTTTGGCGTTATTCCCCGTCCTTCCCCTCGGCAAGCCGACCTCATGATTATCGCCGGGACTGTGACCAAAAAGATGGCCCCGGCCATTGAAAAACTTTACAACCAAATGCCGGAACCCCGTTTCGTTATTTCCATGGGAGCCTGTGCGAACTGTGGGGGCCCCTATTACGATTCTTATTCGGTGGTGAAAGGGGTGGATCGGGTGATCCCCGTGGACGTCTACATCCCTGGGTGTCCGCCTCGTCCGGAAGCCCTGTTGAACGCCATCCTGGCTCTCCAACAGAAAATCGATAACATGTATCACGCGGGACTCAAAGTGAAGGTCGGGTGA
- a CDS encoding NADH-quinone oxidoreductase subunit C, with product MDKTALLEQVRGRFPTVTEVVSLDPKFVQGNEELQVKIEAAQMADFAAFLKETLKFDFLNFSTAVDYVKENLFEVVYHFMRSNEPVTQIFVKADLPREGTPTLPSLAPLYASADWQERETFDLFGIHFEGHPNLKRILLWDGYAGWPLRKDYVHVQDKYDNGCEIGLPKVSGEVKKP from the coding sequence ATGGATAAGACGGCGCTCCTGGAACAGGTTCGAGGCCGGTTTCCAACGGTGACAGAGGTTGTGTCCCTGGATCCTAAATTCGTTCAGGGGAACGAGGAGTTGCAGGTAAAAATCGAAGCGGCGCAGATGGCGGATTTTGCGGCGTTTTTGAAAGAGACGTTGAAATTCGATTTTTTGAATTTTTCCACCGCCGTTGATTACGTGAAAGAGAATCTATTTGAAGTGGTCTATCATTTCATGCGATCCAACGAACCCGTGACCCAGATTTTCGTGAAGGCCGATTTGCCCCGGGAAGGAACTCCCACCCTTCCCTCCCTGGCCCCTTTGTACGCATCGGCCGACTGGCAAGAACGGGAAACCTTTGACCTCTTCGGGATTCACTTTGAGGGCCATCCGAACCTCAAACGCATTCTCCTCTGGGATGGTTACGCGGGATGGCCCCTGCGAAAAGACTACGTGCACGTCCAAGACAAATACGATAATGGTTGTGAAATCGGCTTGCCCAAGGTCAGCGGCGAGGTAAAAAAGCCATGA
- a CDS encoding NADH-quinone oxidoreductase subunit I, which produces MIAYFKNVFEVSRGLVKGLTVTIRHLFMPAITVQYPHEKLTLSDRFRGALAFHPEICISCEMCVRACPSACISLEAKRNEETKKKDLAWYKIDFAKCNYCRLCEEICPTKPKSVHHTKEYELSFTHRDEFVMDWRADVPQPSGSEVGQIWTKFMARGQKMGQDPKTNASETASDPVA; this is translated from the coding sequence ATGATCGCTTACTTCAAAAATGTTTTTGAGGTTTCCCGGGGCCTTGTGAAAGGGCTCACAGTGACGATTCGCCATCTTTTTATGCCGGCCATCACGGTTCAATACCCCCACGAGAAATTGACGCTCTCCGATCGATTCCGGGGGGCCTTGGCTTTTCATCCTGAGATCTGTATTTCCTGTGAGATGTGTGTGCGGGCGTGTCCCTCAGCCTGTATTTCCTTGGAAGCGAAACGAAACGAAGAAACCAAGAAAAAAGATTTGGCCTGGTACAAAATTGATTTCGCTAAGTGTAATTATTGTCGGTTGTGTGAGGAAATCTGTCCGACAAAGCCGAAATCGGTTCACCACACGAAAGAGTATGAACTGTCTTTCACCCATCGGGACGAATTTGTGATGGATTGGCGGGCGGACGTGCCGCAACCTTCCGGGTCTGAGGTAGGACAGATCTGGACGAAATTTATGGCCCGTGGTCAGAAAATGGGTCAGGATCCAAAAACCAACGCCTCGGAAACGGCGTCGGACCCGGTGGCTTAA